The Flavobacterium marginilacus genome window below encodes:
- a CDS encoding superoxide dismutase family protein, translating to MKKIIFSAAVIIALVIGCKTNSKSSGSKSLNLTFESKSNSNVTGTATFTEKNGKVTFTAKISGLKPGIHAIHIHEKSDCSAADGSSAGGHWNPTFKKHGKWGDAEHHKGDIGNFTADEKGNGTITFTTDEWSIGGEDATKNILGKGLIVHQGADDYVSQPAGNAGARVACSAIIK from the coding sequence ATGAAAAAAATAATCTTTTCTGCTGCCGTAATTATCGCGTTAGTCATTGGCTGTAAAACCAATAGCAAATCCAGCGGCTCTAAAAGCCTAAACCTTACTTTTGAATCAAAGAGTAACAGCAATGTAACAGGAACTGCCACATTTACTGAAAAAAATGGCAAAGTGACTTTTACAGCAAAAATTTCTGGGCTAAAACCAGGAATTCACGCCATTCATATTCACGAAAAATCTGACTGCTCTGCGGCTGACGGAAGTTCGGCGGGAGGACACTGGAATCCTACTTTCAAAAAACACGGAAAATGGGGCGATGCAGAACATCATAAAGGTGATATCGGTAATTTTACTGCAGATGAAAAAGGAAATGGCACCATCACTTTCACAACAGACGAATGGTCTATTGGCGGTGAAGATGCAACAAAAAACATTCTTGGAAAAGGACTTATTGTTCACCAAGGAGCCGATGACTATGTAAGTCAGCCTGCAGGAAATGCCGGAGCAAGAGTAGCTTGTTCAGCAATTATTAAATAA
- a CDS encoding YdeI/OmpD-associated family protein yields MIEKEQHYFKNTSEWREWLHDNHNSSSGVYLIFYKVSSPFESMRWEEAVQVAICYGWIDSTVKKIDEHRRRQLFTPRKDKSIWSKLNKSYIEKLIAANLMHESGLSKIETAKQNGSWTSSDATEDLIIPEDLKLAFEQNKTAYENYQKFSPSYRKSYLHWLNQAKREETRNNRITSIIDLCHQNKKSRD; encoded by the coding sequence TTGATAGAGAAAGAACAGCATTATTTTAAAAACACATCAGAATGGCGGGAATGGTTGCATGATAATCATAATTCGTCATCTGGTGTGTATTTGATTTTTTATAAAGTAAGCAGTCCTTTTGAAAGCATGCGCTGGGAAGAAGCGGTACAGGTAGCAATCTGCTACGGATGGATTGATTCTACAGTAAAAAAAATTGACGAACACCGCCGAAGACAATTATTCACTCCAAGAAAAGATAAAAGTATTTGGAGCAAACTCAACAAAAGCTATATTGAGAAACTCATTGCTGCCAATCTGATGCATGAAAGCGGATTATCTAAAATTGAGACTGCCAAACAGAATGGCTCTTGGACATCCTCAGATGCAACCGAAGATTTAATAATACCTGAAGATTTAAAATTAGCTTTCGAACAAAACAAAACAGCATACGAAAACTACCAAAAGTTCAGCCCATCTTATCGAAAAAGTTATCTACATTGGCTCAATCAAGCCAAAAGAGAAGAAACCCGAAACAACAGAATTACCTCAATAATAGACCTTTGCCATCAAAATAAAAAATCAAGGGATTAA
- a CDS encoding IS30 family transposase — translation MAHLTLEQRYKIEVYRNAGISISEIAELVDKNKSVISREIKRNSDQRSGVYKAVLADKKALNRHKVKIKKCTLTSEVEANILFYLKQDYSPEQIVGRAKIDKRAMVSKERIYQYIWENKRKGGLLYKHLRTKGKKYKKRGHLKDKRGLIIGRVDISERPKIVEKKSRLGDLEIDLVIGKNHKGALLTINDRASGILFMGKVESKEASAIQQKTIELLKDWKPIIKTITSDNGKEFANHRAIAEDLDIDYYFAKPYHSWERGANENLNGLIRQYFPKKSNFENIEEQQIKTVVNTLNNRPRKRFGYKTPNEIFAEKINKLNTVAFIC, via the coding sequence ATGGCACATTTAACGTTAGAACAAAGATACAAAATAGAAGTATATAGAAATGCCGGTATCAGTATTTCCGAAATTGCTGAATTGGTAGATAAAAACAAATCAGTTATTTCTCGAGAAATAAAACGTAATTCTGATCAAAGAAGTGGTGTTTATAAAGCTGTTTTGGCGGATAAAAAAGCTTTAAACAGGCATAAGGTTAAGATCAAAAAATGCACTTTAACCTCAGAAGTTGAAGCAAATATTTTGTTTTATTTAAAGCAAGATTACAGTCCTGAACAAATTGTTGGCAGAGCAAAAATTGACAAAAGAGCAATGGTTTCTAAAGAAAGAATCTATCAATATATTTGGGAAAATAAACGCAAAGGAGGACTCTTATATAAACATCTTAGGACCAAGGGTAAAAAGTATAAAAAAAGAGGACATTTAAAGGATAAAAGAGGACTTATTATTGGTAGGGTCGATATTAGCGAGCGTCCAAAGATTGTAGAAAAGAAAAGTAGATTGGGCGATTTAGAGATTGATTTGGTCATTGGTAAGAATCACAAAGGAGCGTTACTAACTATCAATGACAGAGCCTCTGGAATACTTTTTATGGGAAAAGTAGAAAGCAAAGAAGCTAGTGCAATACAGCAGAAAACAATTGAATTATTGAAAGATTGGAAACCAATAATCAAGACCATTACTTCGGATAATGGAAAGGAATTTGCCAATCATCGGGCCATTGCAGAAGATTTAGATATCGATTATTATTTTGCCAAACCCTACCATAGCTGGGAACGAGGAGCCAATGAAAATTTAAACGGATTAATAAGACAATATTTTCCTAAAAAATCTAACTTTGAAAACATCGAAGAACAACAAATAAAAACAGTAGTTAATACATTAAACAACAGACCCAGAAAAAGATTTGGCTATAAAACACCTAATGAAATTTTCGCCGAAAAAATCAATAAATTGAATACTGTTGCATTTATATGTTGA
- a CDS encoding LETM1-related biofilm-associated protein, with amino-acid sequence MINPSASGWIDKFFIKLKLSEHNVSETEAGFYKNLRNTGFIYGHIISLDTSFEIQTKDWFKEEISKVALLNALYGIFSLTNKEKEPSDFIEQANLFYKEMHPEGFSLFKKIVPKNSPSLTLEKVIDERVQTNDNIINKNFSHLVTNALLFIDVLAFRQYLIKGQIPEKYLKKIEETIVNIAILALKIKNNKSQYDDLLIKLFEASIRYSKFSKKEHITLETLDLSYFTAELEKKYLIDIAGMALWSDGVIENNESYFLHTLAQSLSIEDDFVTLSISKTNSFISRHKKEIPYFNYSNPVKHFYDQTTKSVITLISRNKSRLVKEIVQSKELMLLLAHSTHRDLDEKEKKKVKKQLLDICKTVPSLTIFLLPGGSLLLPLLIKFIPTLLPSAFNENLENDD; translated from the coding sequence ATGATTAACCCTTCGGCATCAGGTTGGATAGATAAATTTTTTATAAAACTAAAGTTATCAGAACACAACGTCTCTGAAACTGAGGCCGGCTTTTATAAAAATTTAAGAAATACAGGTTTTATCTACGGTCATATCATTTCGCTTGATACTTCTTTTGAAATACAAACTAAAGACTGGTTTAAAGAAGAAATTTCCAAAGTAGCTTTACTGAATGCTTTGTATGGTATTTTTTCATTAACAAATAAAGAGAAAGAACCTTCCGATTTTATTGAACAAGCCAATCTTTTTTACAAAGAAATGCATCCAGAAGGATTTAGTTTATTCAAAAAAATTGTCCCAAAGAATTCACCTTCCTTAACTTTAGAAAAAGTAATTGATGAGCGTGTACAGACAAATGACAATATAATTAATAAAAATTTTTCGCATTTAGTAACCAATGCATTATTATTTATAGATGTTTTGGCTTTTCGCCAATATTTGATAAAAGGCCAAATCCCTGAGAAGTACCTCAAAAAAATTGAAGAAACGATTGTAAACATTGCTATTCTGGCTTTAAAAATAAAGAATAACAAATCGCAATATGATGATTTATTGATCAAATTATTTGAAGCTTCAATACGATACAGCAAATTTTCCAAAAAAGAGCATATCACTTTAGAAACACTGGATTTGTCTTATTTTACTGCCGAACTGGAAAAAAAATATTTAATCGACATCGCAGGAATGGCGTTATGGAGCGATGGCGTTATCGAAAATAATGAGTCTTATTTTCTTCATACATTGGCACAATCATTATCTATCGAAGATGATTTTGTAACACTGAGCATTAGCAAAACCAATAGTTTTATAAGCAGACACAAAAAAGAAATTCCTTATTTTAATTATTCAAATCCGGTAAAACATTTTTATGATCAGACTACAAAAAGTGTCATTACACTGATTTCACGCAACAAATCAAGATTGGTTAAGGAAATTGTTCAAAGCAAGGAATTAATGCTGCTTCTGGCTCATTCGACCCACAGAGATTTAGACGAAAAAGAGAAGAAGAAAGTAAAAAAACAACTGTTGGATATATGCAAAACAGTACCTTCTCTAACTATATTTTTACTTCCAGGAGGAAGTTTATTACTGCCTCTCCTGATTAAGTTTATTCCAACACTATTGCCTTCGGCATTTAATGAAAATTTAGAGAATGATGATTAA
- the can gene encoding carbonate dehydratase — protein sequence MSDFYKKILDNNKKWVEEQLDLDPDFFKDLAKGQQPPLLWIGCSDSRVPANEIIGAKPGEVFVHRNIANMVVHTDMNMLSVLDYSVNVLKVKHVIVCGHYGCGGVKAAMGNDSIGIIDNWIRHIKDVYRLHDKYLDSISDETERFNAFVEINVKEQVFDLAKTSIVQAAWKNGQDLSLHGWVYGLNSGFVTDLGVNFSSNEDLDEVYQLNITK from the coding sequence ATGAGTGATTTTTATAAAAAAATATTAGACAATAATAAAAAATGGGTTGAAGAGCAATTAGATTTAGATCCAGATTTTTTTAAAGATTTAGCCAAGGGACAGCAGCCGCCATTATTATGGATAGGATGTTCAGACAGCCGTGTGCCGGCAAATGAAATTATCGGAGCTAAACCAGGTGAAGTTTTTGTTCATAGAAATATCGCCAATATGGTTGTTCATACAGACATGAATATGTTAAGCGTTTTGGATTATTCTGTAAATGTATTAAAAGTCAAACATGTTATTGTCTGCGGACATTACGGATGCGGTGGTGTAAAAGCCGCTATGGGTAATGATTCCATAGGAATTATAGATAACTGGATTCGTCATATAAAAGATGTTTATCGTTTACATGATAAATATTTGGATTCTATTTCGGATGAGACGGAGCGTTTTAATGCTTTTGTAGAAATCAATGTAAAAGAACAAGTGTTTGATTTAGCTAAAACATCGATAGTGCAGGCTGCTTGGAAAAACGGGCAGGATTTATCGCTTCACGGATGGGTTTACGGTTTGAATTCAGGATTTGTAACTGATTTAGGAGTTAACTTTAGTTCAAATGAAGATCTTGATGAGGTTTATCAGCTAAACATCACAAAATAG
- a CDS encoding Dps family protein gives MKINVLGLPVEESEVIIVELNVLLANYQVYYQSLRGLHWNIRGKRFFDLHLKFEELYNDSQLKIDLIAERVLTLGGRPLHTFEDYIKFNQLPVGKNISNDESSIQLIVNSLSLLLKLEREILNKASDINDEGTNSMMSDFIVEQEKTIWMMKAWLEEGL, from the coding sequence ATGAAAATAAATGTTTTAGGATTACCTGTAGAGGAATCAGAAGTTATAATTGTAGAATTGAATGTACTCTTGGCAAATTATCAAGTCTATTATCAAAGTTTGAGAGGTTTGCACTGGAATATCAGAGGAAAGCGTTTTTTTGACCTGCATTTGAAATTTGAGGAATTGTACAATGATTCTCAATTAAAAATTGATTTGATAGCCGAAAGAGTTTTAACTTTAGGAGGAAGACCATTACACACTTTTGAAGATTATATAAAATTCAATCAATTGCCGGTTGGGAAGAATATTTCAAATGACGAATCCAGTATACAGCTGATTGTAAATTCACTTTCTTTGTTATTAAAATTAGAAAGAGAGATTTTAAACAAGGCTTCTGATATTAATGATGAAGGAACAAATTCGATGATGAGTGACTTTATTGTTGAGCAGGAAAAAACGATCTGGATGATGAAGGCATGGTTAGAAGAGGGGTTGTAG